A stretch of Syntrophaceae bacterium DNA encodes these proteins:
- a CDS encoding acyl--CoA ligase — MPEYVPITFEKNNMLEHLTQVIREHPERTAVVTADGTVRKTYGEIDRRSNRLAHYLARLGVGKGDRVAIFQNNGWQYPEQYLAILKLGAICVPMNFRLKSPEALFILTESGAKALILESRYAAVFEPTLTYQLGVKHYLCTNGEAPEWAVDYETALAGETEEAIETPHMTLDDILAICYTSGTTGLPKGSMATHRQIMTNFYGEMGNLIESTMHPDRGYHVVMMIIPVYHIAGIMTLYAGMKFGCNIVVSSDFVPEGFMQTVEREQVSLCYLVPIMFFFILHDPSFGKYDLSSLRFVPYGAMPMDPALLQDILKKFPPGIRYMDAFGSTEVCINIAKLPEDHDLTGTPEEVEKKIARLKSIGRPFRYGIESTILDPFGKEVPPGVVGEIASRGEKVTVGYWRNTEETARTIDRNGWFHTGDAGWMDEDGYVYFADRAKDMINRGGENIFPAEVERRLNQHPKVLEAAVFGVPDPAWGARVVAAVVLAPGQTAEAVPAEELIGFCKEQMASYKAPSAIWYIDQLPRRFELGKVMRFMLRDEYMKKREDAVS, encoded by the coding sequence ATGCCCGAATACGTGCCGATCACGTTTGAGAAAAACAACATGCTCGAACACCTGACGCAGGTCATCAGGGAGCATCCGGAACGGACAGCCGTCGTGACTGCAGACGGCACGGTCCGGAAGACCTACGGGGAGATCGACCGTCGGTCGAACCGGCTGGCGCATTATCTTGCGCGGCTCGGCGTCGGCAAGGGCGACCGTGTCGCCATCTTCCAGAACAACGGCTGGCAGTACCCGGAGCAGTATCTGGCGATCCTCAAGCTCGGTGCGATCTGCGTTCCCATGAACTTCCGCCTGAAGAGCCCAGAGGCTCTGTTCATCCTGACGGAATCGGGGGCCAAGGCGCTGATCCTGGAAAGCCGGTATGCCGCCGTTTTCGAGCCGACCCTCACGTATCAACTGGGGGTGAAGCACTATCTCTGCACCAACGGAGAGGCCCCCGAATGGGCGGTCGATTATGAGACGGCGCTGGCCGGGGAGACGGAAGAAGCGATCGAGACGCCGCACATGACTCTGGACGACATCCTGGCCATCTGCTACACCAGCGGCACCACGGGCCTTCCCAAGGGTTCCATGGCGACGCACCGGCAGATCATGACGAACTTCTATGGTGAGATGGGGAACCTCATCGAGAGCACCATGCATCCGGACCGGGGATATCATGTCGTCATGATGATCATTCCCGTGTACCACATCGCAGGCATCATGACGCTCTACGCGGGCATGAAATTCGGCTGCAACATCGTCGTATCGTCGGATTTTGTGCCCGAAGGATTCATGCAGACGGTGGAGAGGGAGCAGGTCTCCCTGTGCTACCTGGTGCCGATCATGTTCTTCTTCATTCTCCACGATCCGTCCTTCGGGAAGTACGATCTCAGCAGCTTGCGTTTTGTCCCCTATGGCGCGATGCCGATGGACCCCGCTCTCCTCCAGGACATCCTGAAGAAATTTCCTCCGGGCATTCGCTACATGGACGCCTTCGGCTCGACGGAAGTGTGCATCAACATCGCCAAGCTTCCCGAGGATCACGATCTGACGGGTACCCCCGAGGAGGTCGAGAAGAAAATCGCCCGCCTGAAGAGCATCGGCCGTCCTTTCCGTTACGGTATCGAGAGCACGATTCTGGATCCTTTCGGCAAGGAGGTTCCTCCCGGGGTCGTGGGGGAGATTGCCTCCCGGGGCGAGAAAGTGACCGTCGGATACTGGCGCAATACGGAAGAGACGGCACGGACGATCGACAGGAACGGATGGTTCCACACCGGCGACGCCGGATGGATGGACGAAGACGGGTATGTGTACTTCGCCGACCGGGCAAAGGACATGATCAACCGGGGCGGCGAGAACATCTTCCCCGCCGAGGTCGAGCGCCGGCTCAATCAGCACCCCAAGGTATTGGAAGCGGCTGTCTTCGGTGTTCCCGACCCGGCCTGGGGAGCCCGCGTCGTCGCGGCCGTCGTCTTGGCGCCGGGGCAGACAGCGGAGGCGGTTCCTGCGGAGGAACTCATCGGTTTCTGCAAGGAGCAGATGGCAAGCTACAAGGCCCCGTCGGCGATCTGGTACATCGACCAGCTTCCGCGGCGGTTCGAGCTCGGGAAGGTGATGCGGTTCATGCTGCGAGACGAATACATGAAGAAAAGGGAGGACGCCGTTTCATGA